From a single Eleginops maclovinus isolate JMC-PN-2008 ecotype Puerto Natales chromosome 18, JC_Emac_rtc_rv5, whole genome shotgun sequence genomic region:
- the cluha gene encoding clustered mitochondria protein homolog isoform X3 translates to MNGDGAHDHAEEAESKHDGNSEADGGEDSNEQEVIVIQDTGFTVKIQAPGTEPFDLQVSPQEMVQEIHQVLMDREDTCHRTCFSLQLDGNVLDNFAELKSIEGLQEGSLLKVVEEPYTVREARIHVRHIRDLLKSLDPSDAYNGVDCNSLSFLSVFTDGDLGESGKRKKKGNELEQIDCTPPEHILPGSKDRPLVPLQPQNKDLKPMQCLKVLTMSGWNPPPGNRKMHGDLMYLYMVTVEERHISVTASTRGFYLNQSTTYTFNPKPANHSFLSHSLVELLSQISPAFKKNFTALQKKRVQRHPFERIATPFQVYSWTAPQVDHAMDCVRAEDAYTSRLGYEEHIPGQTRDWNEELQTTRELPRKNLPERLLRERAIFKVHSDFAAAATRGAMAVIDGNVMAINPGEETRMQMFIWNNIFFSLGFDVRDHYRELGGDAAAHAAPTNDLNGVRAYGAVDVEGLYTLGTVVVDYRGYRVTAQSIIPGILEREQEQSVIYGSIDFGKTVVSHSKYLELLEKTSRPLKVQRHNVLNEKNEAVELCSSVECKGITGNDGRHYILDLLRTFPPDLNFLPVEGEELSPESKRQGFPRLHRHRLACLRQELIEAFVEHRYLLFMKMAALQLMQHKANKDAKSNVPAITETAEKPTEKKAETTQTPASESPSATEASTDSPSQTENNTAAAPQAAIDGEEKSSKPTTNGPLEPAATHNGECKSPLEGKELEESIPGLAQAKELAQTLVAEDGSCIDPKSREVVLNACKAVGSISNTSFDIRFNPDIFSPGVRFPEDAADDIQKQKQLLKDAAAFLISCQIPSLVKDCLDHSALPMDGATLTEALHQRGINIRYLGTVLDFVDKTPAKAQLEHFYRIGITELITRCAKHIFKTYLQGVELSALSAAVSHFLNCFLSSFPDAVAHLPPDELVSRRKSRKRRNRVPGGGDNTAWAGLTPSELWKNIASEASSYYHFTIECESVDLVVEKYGLQKSTLLREISIKTGIQILIKEYNFDSRHKPAFTEEDILNIFPVVKHVNPKASDAFHFFQSGQAKVQQGFLKEGCELINEALNLFNNVYGAMHVEICACLRLLARLNYIMGDHAEALSNQQKAVLMSERVLGIEHPNTIQEYMHLALYCFANGQLSTALKLLYRARYLMLVVSGEDHPEMALLDSNIGLVLHGVMEYDLSLRFLENALTINTKYHGARSLKVALSHHLVARVYESKAEFRSALQHEKEGYTIYKNQMGEAHEKTKESSEYLKYLTQQAVALQRTMNEIYKNGSNASITPLKFTAPSMASVLEQLNIINGIIFIPLSQKDLENLKAEVQRRQQLQELGKIEEPTEDRPLELDDKIPID, encoded by the exons GTATCTCCTCAGGAAATGGTACAGGAGATCCATCAGGTGTTGATGGACCGGGAGGACACCTGCCATCGCACCTGCTTCTCCCTGCAGCTCGACGGAAACGTGCTGGACAACTTCGCTGAGCTCAAGTCCATCGAGGGCCTGCAGGAGGGCTCACTGCTCAAAGTAGTGGAAG AGCCTTACACAGTGCGCGAGGCCCGCATCCATGTGCGCCACATCAGAGACCTGCTGAAGAGTCTGGACCCGTCAGACGCCTACAACGGAGTGGACTGCAACTCCCTCTCCTTTCTCAGCGTCTTCACTGATGGAGACCTCGGAG AGAGTGGTAAGCGAAAGAAAAAGGGCAACGAGCTGGAGCAGATTGACTGCACCCCCCCAGAGCACATCCTGCCAGGCAGCAAAGATCGCCCCCTAGTGCCCCTCCAGCCCCAGAACAAAGACTTGAAG CCGATGCAGTGCCTGAAAGTCCTGACCATGAGCGGCTGGAACCCCCCCCCTGGAAACAGGAAGATGCATGGTGACCTGATGTACCTGTACATGGTGACTGTGGAGGAGCGTCACATCAGCGTCACTGCCTCGACCCGCGGCTTCTACCTCAACCA ATCTACTACCTATACCTTCAACCCTAAGCCAGCCAACCACAGCTTCCTGAGCCATTCTCTGGTGGAGCTGCTGAGCCAGATAAGCCCTGCCTTCAAGAAGAACTTCACTGCCCTGCAAAAGAAAAG ggTCCAGAGGCATCCGTTTGAGAGGATAGCAACGCCTTTCCAGGTGTACAGCTGGACAGCTCCGCAGGTAGACCACGCTATGGACTGTGTTCGAGCTGAAGACGCCTACACCTCCCGTCTAGGTTACGAGGAGCACATACCTGGACAG ACCAGAGATTGGAACGAGGAGCTGCAGACCACCAGAGAGCTGCCCAGGAAGAACCTGCCTGAACGCCTGCTGAGGGAGAGGGCCATTTTCAAG GTCCACAGTGACTTTGCAGCAGCTGCCACACGAGGAGCCATGGCAGTCATCGATGGCAACGTTATGGCCATCAACCCAGGGGAGGAGACGCGCATGCAGATGTTTATCTGGAACAACATCTTCTTCAGCCTGGGCTTCGATGTACGGGACCACTATCGTGAGCTGGGTGGAGATGCTGCTGCTCACGCTGCACCCACCAATGACTTGAATGGAGTCCGAGCATATGGGGCGGTGGATGTGGAGGGTCTGTACACTCTGGGGACGGTGGTGGTGGACTACAGAGGCTACCGGGTCACCGCACAGTCCATCATCCCGGGTATCTTGGAGCGAGAGCAGGAGCAGAGCGTCATCTACGGCTCCATCGACTTCGGAAAGACGGTTGTGTCTCACAGCAAATacctggagctgctggagaagaCCAGCCGGCCACTCAAG GTCCAGAGGCACAATGTGCTGAACGAGAAGAACGAGGCAGTGGAGCTGTGCTCTTCTGTCGAATGTAAGGGAATTACCGGAAATGATGGCCGACACTACATCCTGGACCTTCTCCGTACCTTCCCTCCTGACCTCAACTTCCTGCCTGTGGAAGGAGAGGAGCTGTCTCCAGAGAGTAAGCGCCAGGGCTTCCCCCGCCTACACCGCCACCGCCTGGCTTGTCTACGCCAAGAGCTCATCGAGGCTTTTGTTGAGCACAG ATACCTTCTCTTCATGAAGATGGCCGCATTACAGCTCATGCAACACAAAGCAAACAAGGACGCTAAGAGTAATGTACCCGCCATCACAGAAACTGCTGAAAAGcccacagaaaaaaaagcagagacaACCCAGACCCCAGCATCAGAGTCCCCCAGTGCAACAGAGGCCTCCACAGACAGCCCAAGCCAGACGGAGAACAACACCGCTGCTGCTCCACAGGCAGCAATCGACGGTGAAGAAAAGTCCTCAAAGCCCACCACAAACGGGCCTCTAGAGCCTGCAGCCACCCACAATGGGGAATGCAAGAGCCCATTGGAGGGTAAGGAGCTTGAGGAAAGTATTCCTGGATTAGCTCAGGCCAAAGAGCTGGCACAGACCTTAGTTGCTGAAGATGGATCTTGTATTG ATCCCAAAAGCCGTGAGGTCGTCTTGAATGCCTGCAAGGCAGTCGGCTCAATCAGCAACACATCTTTTGACATTCGCTTCAACCCCGACATCTTCTCGCCAG GAGTACGTTTCCCAGAGGACGCTGCAGATGATATCCAGAAGCAGAAGCAGCTTCTCAAAGACGCTGCAGCCTTCCTGATTTCTTGTCAGATCCCATCACTG GTTAAAGACTGTCTGGACCACAGCGCTCTGCCCATGGATGGAGCCACACTGACCGAGGCCTTGCACCAGAGAGGCATCAACATTCGCTATCTGGGCACCGTCCTGGATTTTGTGGACAAAACCCCGGCAAAAGCCCAGCTGGAACACTTCTAT AGAATAGGAATCACTGAGCTGATAACCAGATGTGCAAAACACATCTTCAAGACATACCTCCAG GGCGTGGAGTTGTCTGCCCTGTCTGCCGCTGTAAGCCATTTCCTAAACTGCTTCCTGAGCTCCTTCCCTGACGCTGTCGCCCACCTGCCTCCTGACGAGCTGGTGTCACGCCGCAAAAGCCGCAAACGTCGCAACAGGGTCCCAGGCGGAGGAGACAACACGGCGTGGGCAGGCCTGACACCCAGCGAGCTGTGGAAGAACATCGCCTCCGAGGCCAGCAGCTACTATCACTTCACCATTGAGTG TGAAAGTGTGGATCTGGTGGTGGAGAAATACGGCCTCCAGAAAAGCACCCTGCTCAGAGAGATTTCCATCAAAACCGGCATCCAG ATTCTCATAAAGGAGTATAACTTTGACAGCCGCCACAAGCCTGCCTTCACAGAGGAGGACATCCTGAATATTTTCCCGGTTGTGAAGCATGTGAACCCCAAAGCCTCAGATGCCTTCCACTTCTTCCAAAGTGGCCAGGCCAAAGTGCAGCAAG GTTTTCTGAAGGAGGGATGTGAGCTGATCAACGAGGCTCTTAATCTTTTCAACAATGTGTACGGAGCCATGCATGTGGAGATCTGTGCCTGCCTGCGCCTGCTGGCACGCCTTAACTACATCATGGGAGACCATGCTGAG GCTCTCAGTAACCAGCAGAAGGCTGTTCTGATGAGTGAAAGAGTCCTGGGCATCGAGCACCCCAACACGATTCAAGAATAT ATGCACTTGGCTCTGTACTGCTTTGCCAATGGCCAGCTGTCGACCGCCCTGAAGCTGCTTTACCGTGCCCGTTACCTCATGTTGGTGGTCTCTGGGGAAGACCACCCCGAGATGGCGCTGCTAGAC AGTAACATTGGTCTGGTGCTGCACGGAGTAATGGAGTATGATTTATCGCTGAGATTCCTGGAGAACGCCTTGACTATCAACACAAAGTACCATGGAGCCCGGTCCCTCAAAGTGGCCCTCAG ccatCATTTGGTTGCGAGGGTTTATGAGAGCAAAGCTGAGTTCCGCTCTGCACTGCAGCATGAGAAGGAGGGTTACACCATCTACAAGAACCAG ATGGGCGAGGCACATGAGAAGACTAAGGAGAGCTCCGAGTACCTGAAGTATCTCACCCAGCAGGCTGTAGCTCTGCAGAGAACCATGAACGAGATCTACAAAAACGGCTCCAACGCCAGCATCACACCACTCAAG TTCACGGCTCCCAGCATGGCCAGTGTTTTGGAACAGCTCAACATTATCAACGGCATCATCTTCATACCGCTCAG CCAAAAGGATCTGGAAAACCTGAAGGCGGAGGTGCAGAGgcggcagcagctgcaggagctggGGAAGATCGAAGAGCCCACTGAGGACAGGCCACTGGAACTGGATGACAAAATTCCCATTGATTAA